A stretch of the Bordetella genomosp. 8 genome encodes the following:
- a CDS encoding ABC transporter permease yields MAWSWGAALIALVVCAPLAALGWQAWGGDAGHWPHLAQYVLPQAAANTGLLLLGVGVVTAVLGTGSAWLVSAYEFRGRRVLSWALLLPLAVPTYIVAFAYLDLLHPLGPIQGAIRALLGYDNPRQFRLPELRSLPGAIFVLGCALYPYVYLTTRAMFMTQAANVMEAARTLGAGRYAAFWRVALPMARPAIAVGLSLALLETLNDIGASEFLGVQTLTVSVYTTWVTRSDLASAAQIALSMLAIVVALILLERHGRRRQRYAGTQRMRPMQAVRLHGWHAALAAGLGALPVALGFVAPALYLLWETQKRVHLVGGVSRQLLAAAGNTVTIAAAATVLTLACGIVVAWAARTVRESGRRRLTGIYARAAGLGYAVPGTVLAIGLLTPFNLVDSALSATVGTGGLVLMGSAAGLVCAYAIRFLAIASGGLEAGLARIPPSLEQAARLLGETAGGTLRRVHLPLLRPAMASAALLVFVDAMKELPATLLLRPMNFDTLATWLYAEAARGTYEEGAVAALAIVAAGLIPVILLARGQERAPTHAARPRRHAAIGRSSTP; encoded by the coding sequence ATGGCCTGGTCCTGGGGCGCGGCACTGATCGCGCTGGTGGTATGCGCCCCGCTGGCGGCGCTGGGGTGGCAGGCCTGGGGCGGCGATGCCGGCCACTGGCCGCACCTGGCGCAATACGTCCTGCCGCAAGCGGCCGCCAACACGGGGCTGCTGCTGTTGGGCGTGGGCGTGGTGACGGCCGTGCTGGGCACCGGCAGCGCCTGGCTGGTCAGCGCCTATGAGTTCCGCGGACGGCGCGTCCTGAGCTGGGCGCTGCTGCTGCCGCTGGCGGTGCCCACCTATATCGTCGCCTTCGCCTACCTGGATCTGCTGCATCCCCTCGGGCCCATACAGGGCGCCATCCGCGCGCTCCTGGGCTACGACAATCCGCGCCAATTCCGCCTGCCGGAACTGCGGTCCCTGCCCGGGGCGATCTTCGTGCTGGGCTGCGCGCTGTATCCCTATGTCTACCTGACCACCCGGGCGATGTTCATGACGCAGGCGGCCAACGTCATGGAAGCCGCGCGCACCCTGGGCGCCGGGCGCTACGCCGCGTTCTGGCGCGTCGCCCTGCCCATGGCGCGCCCGGCCATCGCGGTGGGCTTGAGCCTGGCGCTGCTGGAAACGCTCAACGACATCGGCGCGTCGGAGTTCCTGGGCGTGCAGACACTGACCGTCTCCGTCTACACCACCTGGGTCACCCGCTCCGACCTGGCCTCGGCCGCGCAGATCGCCTTGTCCATGCTGGCCATCGTGGTCGCGCTGATCCTGTTGGAGCGCCATGGGCGCCGCCGTCAACGCTATGCGGGCACGCAGCGCATGCGGCCGATGCAAGCGGTGCGCCTGCACGGATGGCATGCGGCCCTGGCCGCCGGCCTGGGCGCGCTGCCGGTCGCGCTGGGCTTCGTCGCGCCCGCCCTGTACCTGCTGTGGGAAACGCAAAAGCGAGTGCACTTGGTCGGCGGCGTATCGCGACAGCTGCTGGCCGCCGCCGGCAATACCGTGACAATCGCCGCGGCGGCGACCGTCTTGACGCTGGCATGCGGCATCGTGGTCGCCTGGGCGGCGCGGACCGTCCGCGAAAGCGGCCGGCGCCGCCTGACGGGCATTTATGCACGCGCGGCCGGCCTGGGCTACGCGGTGCCGGGGACGGTGCTGGCCATCGGGCTGCTGACGCCCTTCAACCTGGTCGACAGCGCCTTGTCGGCCACCGTGGGCACCGGTGGACTCGTGTTGATGGGCTCTGCCGCGGGGCTGGTCTGCGCCTACGCGATCCGCTTCCTTGCCATCGCCTCGGGTGGACTGGAAGCCGGCCTGGCGCGCATACCGCCGTCGCTGGAACAGGCCGCGCGCCTGCTGGGCGAAACCGCGGGCGGAACGTTGCGGCGCGTGCATCTGCCGCTGCTGCGCCCGGCGATGGCCTCGGCCGCCCTGCTGGTGTTCGTCGATGCCATGAAGGAACTGCCGGCCACGCTGCTGTTGCGGCCCATGAATTTCGACACCCTGGCGACCTGGCTGTACGCAGAGGCGGCCCGAGGCACCTA